Proteins from a genomic interval of Nocardioidaceae bacterium:
- a CDS encoding cupin domain-containing protein, producing MHATSWTELPETEGLPNNFRRAVAGREISVNRITWVHPTELPPHVHDDAEQALVMLEGRIRFSIDGTEMELAAGDVAIVPRHAVHGGRSIEGEAVFIEVFSPMRVDLLPGFLGGASMPTGEQP from the coding sequence ATGCATGCGACGTCATGGACCGAGCTGCCCGAGACCGAAGGTCTCCCGAACAACTTCCGGCGGGCCGTCGCCGGCCGCGAGATCAGCGTCAACCGGATCACCTGGGTGCACCCCACCGAGCTGCCGCCGCACGTGCACGACGACGCCGAGCAGGCGCTGGTCATGCTCGAGGGGCGCATCCGGTTCAGCATCGACGGCACCGAGATGGAGCTCGCCGCCGGCGACGTGGCCATCGTGCCCCGGCACGCGGTCCACGGCGGGCGCAGCATCGAGGGCGAGGCCGTCTTCATCGAGGTCTTCAGCCCGATGCGGGTCGACCTGCTCCCGGGCTTCCTCGGCGGAGCATCGATGCCGACGGGGGAGCAGCCATGA
- a CDS encoding isochorismatase family protein, with amino-acid sequence MSDLIDETTRQRYDAAGFGRPVGLGSRPGLLIIDVQYRTTGTEPRPFDEAIQEFTTSVGEAAWDAVGNIKRLLELFRSRDWPVLYPYVAPKKSFDAGALGAKVPGIMDIPDKGYEFHPDIAPREGEILLPKRHPSAFFGTPLLSYLVQAGIDSLVVTGCSTSGCVRGSAVDAFSYNYKVAVPSDAVYDRSPLVHEVNLFDMGQKYADVSTTDELLSALEGVPGR; translated from the coding sequence ATGAGCGACCTCATCGACGAGACCACCAGGCAGCGCTACGACGCGGCCGGCTTCGGCCGGCCGGTCGGTCTCGGGTCCCGGCCAGGGCTGCTCATCATCGACGTGCAGTACCGGACGACCGGCACCGAGCCACGTCCCTTCGACGAGGCGATCCAGGAGTTCACCACCAGCGTCGGAGAGGCCGCGTGGGACGCGGTGGGCAACATCAAGCGCCTCCTCGAGCTCTTCCGCTCCCGGGACTGGCCGGTGCTCTACCCGTACGTCGCGCCCAAGAAGTCCTTCGACGCCGGAGCGCTCGGGGCGAAGGTGCCGGGCATCATGGACATCCCCGACAAGGGCTATGAGTTCCACCCCGACATCGCCCCGCGAGAGGGCGAGATCCTGCTGCCGAAGCGTCATCCGAGCGCGTTCTTCGGCACCCCGCTGCTGAGCTACCTGGTGCAGGCGGGCATCGACTCCCTCGTCGTCACCGGGTGCTCCACCTCCGGATGCGTCCGGGGGAGTGCGGTCGACGCGTTCTCCTACAACTACAAGGTCGCAGTGCCCTCGGACGCGGTGTACGACCGCAGTCCGCTCGTCCACGAGGTCAACCTCTTCGACATGGGACAGAAGTACGCCGACGTCTCCACCACCGACGAGCTCCTGAGCGCTCTGGAGGGCGTTCCCGGACGCTGA
- a CDS encoding sugar ABC transporter substrate-binding protein, with protein MQTNKLTALAAASVATLLLGACGSSSGGAGADAGSGTDTAAAEAAQQAVDAAKDIPSVDDLGEPIDVSSLEGQTIYSIPIDSKAEFYSVGEEAMKSVAEEAGVNFRTFPSDGTQTSYQQGIQQAINDDAGAILLNGPLAETLGPQIDAAKEAGIPVIPLHLSDSEGEGTPGLEYEAFAPFNQAARLFTQYAIADLEGEPVHALVIEVSETGPSEGMVQTIQDTLENEGPAGSTTTVVNAPVAQWSTQVQGLVQSALLKDPEINAVLPIYDSISLYAAPGIAQAAGGRDVQIYTFNGTPAILKMIEDGSVAVNVAESPDWVAHVNIDVAFRAMLGADPIPGETGPLRLVDESNVADFGNPPSPSEGFGDEYPDAFFELWGLQ; from the coding sequence ATGCAGACCAACAAGCTCACCGCCTTGGCGGCGGCGTCGGTGGCGACGCTGCTGCTCGGCGCCTGCGGCAGCTCGTCCGGCGGAGCCGGAGCGGATGCCGGCTCGGGCACCGACACGGCCGCCGCGGAAGCCGCCCAGCAGGCCGTCGACGCCGCGAAGGACATCCCGTCCGTCGACGACCTGGGTGAACCGATCGACGTCTCGAGCCTCGAGGGCCAGACGATCTACTCGATCCCCATCGACAGCAAGGCCGAGTTCTACTCCGTGGGCGAGGAGGCGATGAAGAGCGTCGCCGAGGAGGCGGGCGTCAACTTCCGCACCTTCCCCTCGGACGGCACGCAGACCTCCTACCAGCAGGGCATCCAGCAGGCCATCAACGACGACGCCGGTGCGATCCTGCTGAACGGCCCGCTGGCCGAGACGCTCGGCCCGCAGATCGACGCCGCCAAGGAGGCCGGCATCCCGGTCATCCCGCTCCACCTGAGCGACAGCGAGGGCGAGGGGACCCCGGGCCTGGAGTACGAGGCCTTCGCCCCCTTCAACCAGGCCGCCCGTCTGTTCACGCAGTACGCCATCGCCGACCTGGAGGGCGAGCCCGTCCACGCGCTGGTGATCGAGGTCTCCGAGACCGGACCCTCGGAGGGCATGGTGCAGACCATCCAGGACACCCTCGAGAACGAGGGGCCCGCGGGGTCGACGACCACGGTCGTCAACGCGCCCGTCGCCCAGTGGTCGACCCAGGTGCAGGGCCTGGTGCAGTCCGCGCTCCTCAAGGACCCCGAGATCAACGCGGTGCTGCCGATCTACGACTCGATCTCGCTGTACGCCGCGCCCGGCATCGCCCAGGCTGCCGGTGGACGCGACGTGCAGATCTACACCTTCAACGGCACGCCCGCCATCCTGAAGATGATCGAGGACGGCAGTGTCGCGGTGAACGTCGCGGAGAGCCCCGACTGGGTCGCGCACGTCAACATCGACGTCGCCTTCCGCGCCATGCTCGGTGCGGACCCGATCCCGGGTGAGACCGGCCCGCTCCGCCTCGTCGACGAGTCCAACGTCGCCGACTTCGGCAACCCGCCGTCGCCCTCGGAGGGCTTCGGCGACGAGTACCCCGACGCCTTCTTCGAGCTCTGGGGGCTGCAGTAA
- a CDS encoding GntR family transcriptional regulator produces MPDGGRFEGVAPIDRSNLTLAGRVEARLRDQIVTGERVTGSRLNEVEIAADLGVSRGPVREALQRLAHAGLVVLESHRGAFVRRLDLAEVRELFEVRIALECEAAELAAARISDTGLEELARLQETSVSEVTQGPAPSPFDHLDLHTLVVREAGNERLQQAVTQVNVELRLARSRSGATGQRAKEAVGEHDELIAHLRARDGDGARASMKRHLHASLQNTMFLLADAGGETR; encoded by the coding sequence ATGCCTGACGGCGGGCGGTTCGAGGGCGTCGCGCCGATCGACCGCAGCAACCTGACGCTCGCCGGGAGGGTCGAGGCGCGGCTCCGCGACCAGATCGTCACCGGTGAGCGGGTCACTGGCTCGCGGCTCAACGAGGTCGAGATCGCCGCCGACCTCGGTGTGAGCCGGGGGCCGGTGCGCGAGGCCCTGCAGCGACTCGCGCACGCCGGGCTCGTGGTGCTCGAGTCGCACCGAGGTGCCTTCGTACGCCGCCTCGACCTCGCCGAGGTGCGCGAGCTCTTCGAGGTGCGCATCGCGCTGGAGTGCGAGGCGGCCGAGCTGGCTGCGGCGCGCATCAGCGACACCGGTCTCGAGGAGCTGGCCCGGCTGCAGGAGACCTCGGTCTCCGAGGTGACGCAGGGCCCGGCGCCCTCGCCGTTCGACCACCTGGACCTCCACACGCTGGTGGTGCGCGAGGCCGGCAACGAGCGCCTGCAGCAGGCCGTGACCCAGGTGAACGTCGAGCTGCGACTGGCGCGGTCACGCTCGGGCGCGACCGGTCAGCGCGCGAAGGAGGCCGTCGGTGAGCACGACGAGCTCATCGCCCACCTGAGGGCCAGGGACGGCGACGGGGCCAGGGCCTCGATGAAGAGGCACCTGCACGCGTCCTTGCAGAACACGATGTTCCTGCTCGCCGACGCAGGGGGGGAGACACGATGA
- a CDS encoding Zn-dependent alcohol dehydrogenase gives MKTKAAVIHAVNEEWKVQELDLDEPGENEVRIKVMASGLCHSDDHFVTGDLAVQLPMVGGHEGAGVVEAVGSKVTRVQVGDRVATLFIPACGQCVYCAQGMQYICNNGAGMELGMSMDGNPHFHDADGNPVGGVTRLGTFSNYIVCHEMQTVKLPEDIPFELACLASCGVATGFGAAVNGGVKPGDVVLVLGLGGVGANAVQGAKHAGADHIIVIEPVADKHDQAKVFGATEAYTSIPEAQERIDHLTNGQGVDVALICVGRVDGDIIGDAFRAVGKSGSCVLVSVGQAEEGISISPQDFTNFAKHFQGVMYGNCNPTADIPKLLKMYADGTLKLDELVSRRYKLEEINQAVADMHAGRNIRGVIVHEH, from the coding sequence ATGAAGACCAAGGCAGCCGTCATCCACGCCGTCAACGAGGAGTGGAAGGTGCAGGAGCTCGACCTCGACGAGCCCGGTGAGAACGAGGTACGCATCAAGGTCATGGCCAGCGGGCTGTGCCACTCCGACGACCACTTCGTCACCGGCGACCTCGCCGTGCAGCTCCCGATGGTCGGCGGTCACGAGGGCGCCGGCGTCGTCGAGGCGGTCGGCTCCAAGGTGACCCGCGTCCAGGTCGGGGACCGGGTCGCGACGCTGTTCATCCCCGCGTGCGGCCAGTGTGTCTACTGCGCCCAGGGGATGCAGTACATCTGCAACAACGGTGCCGGCATGGAGCTCGGCATGAGCATGGACGGCAACCCGCACTTCCACGACGCCGACGGCAACCCAGTCGGTGGCGTGACCCGGCTCGGCACCTTCTCCAACTACATCGTCTGCCACGAGATGCAGACGGTGAAGCTGCCCGAGGACATCCCCTTCGAGCTGGCCTGCCTCGCCTCGTGCGGCGTCGCCACCGGGTTCGGAGCCGCGGTCAACGGCGGGGTGAAGCCCGGGGACGTCGTGCTCGTGCTGGGCCTCGGCGGGGTCGGAGCGAACGCCGTCCAGGGCGCGAAGCACGCGGGCGCGGACCACATCATCGTCATCGAGCCCGTCGCCGACAAGCACGACCAGGCGAAGGTCTTCGGGGCGACCGAGGCGTACACCTCCATCCCCGAGGCGCAGGAGCGCATCGACCACCTCACCAACGGTCAGGGCGTCGACGTGGCGCTCATCTGCGTGGGACGCGTCGACGGCGACATCATCGGCGACGCCTTCCGGGCGGTCGGCAAGTCCGGCTCGTGCGTCCTGGTCTCCGTCGGCCAGGCCGAGGAGGGCATCTCCATCAGCCCGCAGGACTTCACGAACTTCGCCAAGCACTTCCAGGGCGTCATGTACGGCAACTGCAACCCGACGGCCGACATCCCGAAGCTCCTCAAGATGTACGCCGACGGGACGCTCAAGCTCGATGAGCTGGTCTCGCGTCGCTACAAGCTCGAGGAGATCAACCAGGCCGTCGCCGACATGCACGCCGGACGCAACATCCGCGGCGTGATCGTGCACGAGCACTGA
- a CDS encoding MBL fold metallo-hydrolase gives MTLQQISSRVHVEVAHLGSNNSLIVDPAGLIQVDSPHRPTDAVRWAETAARFGETRFVVNTDHHPDHTIGNFWQRGEVVAHRGTRTRLLTEPPSDQYLKDLFSRIDPEAVAWVDDYEVKVPNVVFSDQLDLHVGDVALELTFRPGHTANSLLAWFPGDAVIFTGDIVCEAGLPSFQDSRLVDWFDAIDAVSAYDFEFLVPGHGEVADRAVVDRYRQLGREVVAEVAATIDAGHSKDQACDEVRFEDNIHVDTDDYVGYPDALVEMFQRRSIARIYDDLVASPELATR, from the coding sequence ATGACCCTGCAGCAGATCAGCAGCCGCGTGCACGTCGAGGTCGCGCACCTGGGCAGCAACAACTCGCTCATCGTCGACCCCGCCGGCCTGATCCAGGTCGACAGCCCGCACCGGCCGACCGACGCCGTCAGGTGGGCCGAGACCGCCGCGCGTTTCGGTGAGACCCGGTTCGTCGTCAACACCGACCACCACCCCGACCACACCATCGGCAACTTCTGGCAGCGCGGCGAGGTCGTCGCCCACCGCGGAACCCGCACCCGTCTGCTGACCGAACCCCCCTCGGACCAGTACCTGAAGGACCTGTTCTCGCGCATCGACCCCGAGGCCGTGGCCTGGGTCGACGACTACGAGGTGAAGGTGCCGAACGTCGTCTTCAGCGACCAGCTCGACCTGCACGTCGGCGACGTCGCCCTGGAGCTCACCTTCCGCCCCGGCCACACCGCCAACAGCCTGCTGGCGTGGTTCCCCGGCGACGCCGTCATCTTCACCGGCGACATCGTCTGCGAGGCGGGGTTGCCCTCGTTCCAGGACTCCCGGCTCGTCGACTGGTTCGACGCCATCGACGCCGTCAGCGCGTACGACTTCGAGTTCCTCGTGCCCGGGCACGGCGAGGTCGCGGACCGTGCGGTCGTCGACCGCTACCGCCAGCTCGGTCGCGAGGTCGTCGCCGAGGTGGCCGCCACCATCGACGCGGGTCACTCCAAGGACCAGGCCTGCGACGAGGTGCGCTTCGAGGACAACATCCACGTCGACACCGACGACTACGTCGGCTACCCCGACGCACTGGTCGAGATGTTCCAGCGCCGGTCCATCGCGCGCATCTACGACGACCTCGTCGCCAGCCCCGAGCTCGCGACCCGCTGA
- a CDS encoding amidohydrolase family protein — translation MTTTTVHDTRLTGGRVYLHGSGVSPVDLLITDGRVAGIVSPSSQARAREVVDLGGKLVLPGAIDPHVHLGKDIRVPRDPDDARLETASAVNGGVTTMLVYLMSGEPYETVVPGAQAVMEQDSFTDFGFHIVVGSDDHVHDIPAYIREFGVSSFKFFMNFKGDEGAYLGLPGNDDGYMYDVLGTAADAGAMINPHPENIELVWKLKNRPIDESRGPLSAWNQSRPSFVEAEAVQRVAYMAQITGASVYAVHTSSKLALDAMQRQRESYENLFVETCTQYLTLTTESGCGTYGKVNPPIREREDLETLWLGLADGRVDSVGSDHNHRHRTAKEKDIWTASAGFPGTGGVLPLTLSEGLRRGVSIDRLVDATSTRAAKLFGMYPRKGTIRVGSDADLAVVDLDGSYTINASTQYSGAEYTPWEGTEVPLRVVHTLVRGRFAMRDGVLAEKTTGQYLRREHSGATALAAAEKEAEA, via the coding sequence ATGACCACCACCACCGTCCACGACACACGCCTGACCGGTGGCCGGGTCTACCTGCACGGCTCGGGGGTCTCCCCGGTCGACCTGCTCATCACCGACGGCCGCGTCGCCGGGATCGTCTCGCCCAGCTCGCAGGCCCGGGCGCGTGAGGTCGTCGACCTGGGTGGCAAGCTCGTGCTCCCCGGGGCGATCGACCCGCACGTCCACCTCGGCAAGGACATCCGCGTGCCGCGCGACCCCGACGACGCGCGCCTCGAGACGGCCTCGGCCGTCAACGGCGGTGTCACCACGATGCTCGTCTACCTCATGAGCGGGGAGCCGTACGAGACCGTCGTGCCCGGCGCCCAGGCCGTGATGGAGCAGGACTCCTTCACCGACTTCGGCTTCCACATCGTCGTCGGCTCCGACGACCACGTGCACGACATCCCGGCCTACATCCGTGAGTTCGGGGTCTCCAGCTTCAAGTTCTTCATGAACTTCAAGGGCGACGAGGGTGCCTACCTCGGCCTGCCCGGCAACGACGACGGCTACATGTACGACGTGCTCGGCACCGCCGCCGACGCCGGCGCGATGATCAACCCCCACCCGGAGAACATCGAGCTCGTCTGGAAGCTGAAGAACCGTCCGATCGACGAGTCCCGTGGCCCGCTGAGCGCCTGGAACCAGTCGCGCCCCTCCTTCGTGGAGGCGGAGGCGGTGCAGCGAGTGGCGTACATGGCCCAGATCACCGGGGCCTCGGTGTACGCCGTCCACACCAGCAGCAAGCTGGCGCTCGACGCCATGCAGCGTCAGCGGGAGTCCTACGAGAACCTGTTCGTCGAGACGTGCACGCAGTACCTCACGCTGACCACGGAGTCCGGCTGCGGCACCTACGGCAAGGTCAACCCGCCGATCCGTGAGCGGGAGGACCTCGAGACGCTCTGGCTCGGCCTCGCCGACGGCCGGGTCGACAGCGTCGGGTCGGACCACAACCACCGTCACCGGACCGCCAAGGAGAAGGACATCTGGACGGCGTCCGCCGGGTTCCCCGGCACCGGCGGCGTGCTGCCCCTGACCCTGAGCGAGGGCCTGCGGCGGGGGGTGTCGATCGACCGGCTGGTCGACGCGACGTCGACCCGCGCGGCGAAGCTCTTCGGCATGTATCCCCGCAAGGGGACCATCCGCGTCGGCTCCGACGCCGACCTCGCGGTGGTCGACCTCGACGGCAGCTACACGATCAACGCGTCGACCCAGTACTCGGGCGCGGAGTACACGCCGTGGGAGGGCACGGAGGTGCCGCTGCGCGTGGTGCACACCCTGGTGCGTGGTCGGTTCGCGATGCGGGACGGCGTCCTCGCCGAGAAGACCACCGGTCAGTACCTGCGGCGTGAGCACAGCGGTGCGACCGCCCTCGCCGCGGCCGAGAAGGAGGCGGAGGCATGA
- a CDS encoding ABC transporter permease — translation MTTTSPPRTDEKSTGTATTKRPAEPERFALLGVWALLIIVFSLLVPDTFPTTANVSNMLGSQAVLLILALGLIIPLRTGDLDLSIASTLNLAAVVVAVLNVNKGWNIWAAVLAAIVAALLVGIVNGLIVTVFEIDPLIVTLGTGTVVQGLIYLISSSVTITGVDRTLSEVMLTQPFLSIPLDFYYAVALCVVIWYVFDHTAVGQRLLFAGQSRDVARLNGVNVPGLRLGALTASAGIAGVAGVVYTGTTASADPVSGAAFLLPAFAACFLGSTVLRIGRFNPWGTLIAVYFLVTGITGLQLMGAQQYVQQLFYGGALVIAVVMSKVVKSRGERRRRAEVRDAPA, via the coding sequence ATGACGACCACCTCACCGCCCCGCACCGACGAGAAGAGCACCGGCACGGCGACCACGAAGCGTCCTGCCGAGCCCGAGCGTTTCGCGCTCCTGGGCGTCTGGGCGCTGCTGATCATCGTCTTCAGCCTCCTGGTGCCCGACACGTTCCCCACGACGGCGAACGTCTCGAACATGCTCGGGTCGCAAGCGGTGCTGCTGATCCTGGCCCTCGGCCTGATCATCCCGCTGCGCACCGGCGACCTGGACCTGTCGATCGCCTCGACCTTGAACCTGGCGGCCGTCGTGGTCGCGGTGCTCAACGTCAACAAGGGGTGGAACATCTGGGCGGCCGTGCTCGCAGCGATCGTCGCCGCCCTGCTGGTCGGCATCGTGAACGGTCTGATCGTGACCGTCTTCGAGATCGACCCCCTCATCGTGACGCTGGGCACCGGCACCGTGGTGCAGGGCCTGATCTACCTGATCTCCAGCTCGGTCACCATCACCGGCGTCGACCGCACGCTGTCCGAGGTGATGCTGACCCAGCCGTTCCTGTCCATCCCCCTGGACTTCTACTACGCCGTCGCGCTGTGCGTGGTCATCTGGTACGTCTTCGACCACACGGCAGTGGGGCAGCGACTGCTCTTCGCCGGGCAGAGCCGCGACGTCGCCCGGCTCAACGGCGTCAACGTGCCGGGACTGCGCCTGGGGGCACTGACCGCCTCGGCCGGCATCGCCGGCGTCGCCGGCGTCGTCTACACCGGCACGACCGCCAGCGCCGACCCGGTCTCAGGCGCCGCGTTCCTGCTGCCGGCCTTCGCCGCCTGCTTCCTCGGGTCGACGGTCCTGCGCATCGGCCGCTTCAACCCGTGGGGCACGCTCATCGCCGTCTACTTCCTCGTCACCGGCATCACCGGCCTGCAGCTCATGGGCGCCCAGCAGTACGTCCAGCAGCTCTTCTACGGCGGGGCGCTCGTCATCGCGGTCGTCATGTCGAAGGTCGTCAAGAGCCGCGGCGAGCGGCGACGCCGCGCCGAGGTGCGCGACGCACCCGCCTGA
- a CDS encoding aldehyde dehydrogenase family protein, with product MTTTPDVDVNAPIEHTRLLIDGDFVDAADGATLETINPATGRAITDVALGDVTDLDRAVAAARTAYDSGPWPRMKPDERAAALWRLGDLMLADAAELGRLETLDQGKPYTQSVGGYVPAAAGLFHYMSGFATKLEGSTIPVSAPGEYHTYTRREALGVVGLIIPWNFPLNIAAWKLAPALAAGNTVVIKPAETTPLSTLRLGQLALEAGIPPGVVNVVNGYGHTVGQRLAEHPLVDKVSFTGSTATGRRIVDAARGNLKRVTLELGGKSANIIFPDADIEAAIAGSADGIFSNAGQACAAGSRLYVHDDVYDEVMAGMAEKARGITVGDGFDPATEIGPLGSLEHFERVSGYLDVGRDEGEIVTGGGRVGEQGYFIEPTIIAGVSQEARVVKEEIFGPVVVANRFSDVDEVVAMANDSRYGLSSGIWTANVGTAHSVAARIQAGNVWVNTYGVFDAAMPFGGVKESGWGREMGHAVMHDYTDIKTVCVRIDA from the coding sequence ATGACCACCACCCCCGACGTCGACGTCAACGCGCCGATCGAGCACACCCGACTCCTCATCGACGGCGACTTCGTCGACGCCGCCGACGGCGCGACCCTCGAGACCATCAACCCGGCGACCGGCAGGGCCATCACCGACGTGGCCCTCGGTGACGTCACCGACCTCGACCGCGCCGTGGCCGCCGCGCGCACCGCGTACGACTCCGGGCCCTGGCCCCGGATGAAGCCGGACGAGCGTGCGGCCGCCCTGTGGCGCCTCGGCGACCTGATGCTGGCCGACGCCGCGGAGCTCGGCCGGCTGGAGACCCTGGACCAGGGCAAGCCGTACACCCAGTCGGTCGGCGGGTACGTGCCGGCCGCTGCCGGGCTGTTCCACTACATGTCCGGCTTCGCCACCAAGCTCGAGGGCTCGACGATCCCCGTCTCGGCGCCCGGTGAATACCACACCTACACCCGGCGCGAGGCCCTCGGCGTCGTGGGTCTGATCATCCCGTGGAACTTCCCGCTCAACATCGCGGCGTGGAAGCTCGCCCCGGCGCTCGCTGCCGGCAACACCGTCGTGATCAAGCCGGCCGAGACGACGCCCCTCTCGACGCTGCGGCTGGGCCAGCTGGCGCTCGAGGCGGGCATCCCGCCCGGCGTGGTGAACGTGGTCAACGGCTACGGCCACACCGTCGGGCAGCGGCTGGCCGAGCACCCGCTCGTCGACAAGGTGTCGTTCACCGGGTCCACCGCGACGGGGCGTCGCATCGTGGACGCGGCACGGGGCAACCTCAAGCGCGTCACCTTGGAGCTCGGCGGCAAGAGCGCGAACATCATCTTCCCCGACGCCGACATCGAGGCGGCGATCGCGGGCTCGGCCGACGGCATCTTCAGCAACGCCGGGCAGGCGTGCGCGGCGGGGTCCCGGCTCTACGTCCACGACGACGTCTACGACGAGGTCATGGCCGGCATGGCCGAGAAGGCCCGCGGCATCACCGTGGGCGACGGGTTCGACCCCGCCACGGAGATCGGGCCGCTGGGCAGCCTGGAGCACTTCGAGCGCGTCAGCGGCTACCTGGACGTCGGTCGCGACGAGGGCGAGATCGTCACCGGTGGCGGCCGGGTGGGGGAGCAGGGCTACTTCATCGAGCCGACGATCATCGCCGGGGTCTCCCAGGAGGCGCGCGTGGTGAAGGAGGAGATCTTCGGTCCGGTCGTCGTGGCCAACCGGTTCTCCGACGTCGACGAGGTCGTCGCGATGGCCAACGACAGCAGGTACGGACTGTCCTCGGGGATCTGGACCGCCAACGTGGGCACCGCCCACAGCGTCGCGGCGCGGATCCAGGCGGGCAACGTCTGGGTGAACACCTACGGGGTCTTCGACGCCGCGATGCCGTTCGGCGGGGTGAAGGAGTCCGGCTGGGGCCGCGAGATGGGTCATGCGGTGATGCACGACTACACCGACATCAAGACCGTGTGCGTGAGGATCGATGCCTGA
- a CDS encoding sugar ABC transporter ATP-binding protein encodes MTETQSVPASGAGTPAPLLRVSSLRKAFNGVPALRGVDLDVRAGEVHGLLGANGSGKSTLIKVLAGFHDADGGVVSIHGRELRSPFGSRGLREEGMGFVHQDLGLAPAGTVLEHMALDSTGSARGFVRVDWSAERARVRELLERFEVDVDVDATIDMLTPVQRAMVAVVRAVGAQELTGGKRSQILVLDEPTVFLPRHEVGLLFDLLDRLRSRGDAVLLVSHDLDEILQVTDRVTVFRNGETAGTRDTAGSTRDDLVQLILGTGNDAAVKLTSTTTQDLEPVLSARGLTGERLRDLDLDLYPGEVVGVTGLAGSGFEELPELLYGARAARAGTVLLDGVATDRPRPADSMRRGVVLIPADRKGQGGVLDLTVLENMSLPFLTGRANGFLVDWTAIRAQAQAACERLNVQPPMPAAQLGHLSGGNQQKALLGKWLDTDPRVMLLSEPTQGVDIGARREIFRLIRAAIADGMSVLCATSDYEQLVEMADRVIVIDQGRARAEVHGEDITKDALASAVYAEEAS; translated from the coding sequence ATGACCGAGACCCAGTCGGTCCCGGCCAGCGGGGCGGGCACGCCCGCCCCGCTGCTCCGGGTCTCCTCCCTCCGCAAGGCCTTCAACGGCGTCCCCGCCCTGCGGGGTGTCGACCTCGACGTCCGCGCCGGTGAGGTGCACGGACTGCTCGGCGCCAACGGCAGCGGCAAGTCCACCCTCATCAAGGTGCTCGCCGGCTTCCACGACGCCGACGGCGGCGTGGTCAGCATCCACGGGCGGGAGCTGCGGAGCCCCTTCGGCTCCCGCGGCCTCCGCGAGGAGGGGATGGGCTTCGTGCACCAGGACCTGGGGCTGGCCCCGGCCGGCACGGTGCTGGAGCACATGGCCCTGGACTCGACGGGCAGCGCACGCGGCTTCGTACGCGTCGACTGGTCCGCGGAGCGGGCCCGCGTCCGCGAGCTGCTCGAGCGGTTCGAGGTCGACGTCGACGTCGACGCCACGATCGACATGCTCACCCCGGTGCAGCGCGCCATGGTCGCCGTGGTGAGGGCCGTCGGCGCCCAGGAGCTCACGGGTGGGAAGCGCAGCCAGATCCTGGTGCTCGACGAGCCCACCGTGTTCCTGCCCCGCCACGAGGTGGGGCTCCTCTTCGACCTGCTCGACCGGCTGCGCTCGCGTGGTGACGCGGTGCTGCTCGTCAGCCACGACCTCGACGAGATCCTGCAGGTGACCGACCGGGTGACCGTCTTCCGCAACGGGGAGACCGCCGGCACCCGCGACACCGCCGGCTCGACCCGCGACGACCTCGTGCAGCTGATCCTCGGCACCGGGAACGACGCCGCGGTCAAGCTGACGAGCACGACGACCCAGGATCTCGAGCCCGTGCTGTCAGCGCGAGGTCTCACGGGGGAGCGGCTGCGCGACCTGGATCTCGACCTCTACCCCGGCGAGGTCGTCGGTGTCACCGGCCTGGCCGGGTCGGGCTTCGAGGAGCTGCCCGAGCTGCTCTACGGAGCACGGGCCGCCCGCGCGGGCACGGTGCTCCTCGACGGGGTCGCCACCGACCGGCCCCGGCCCGCGGACTCGATGCGCCGCGGCGTCGTCCTCATCCCCGCGGACCGCAAGGGGCAGGGCGGCGTCCTGGACCTCACGGTCCTGGAGAACATGTCGCTGCCGTTCCTGACCGGGCGTGCCAACGGCTTCCTCGTCGACTGGACGGCGATCCGGGCCCAGGCGCAGGCCGCGTGCGAGCGGCTGAACGTGCAGCCGCCGATGCCGGCCGCGCAGCTGGGCCACCTCAGTGGCGGCAACCAGCAGAAGGCGCTGCTCGGCAAGTGGCTCGACACCGATCCCAGGGTCATGCTGCTGAGCGAGCCGACCCAGGGCGTCGACATCGGCGCCCGCCGCGAGATCTTCCGCCTCATCCGGGCCGCCATCGCCGACGGCATGTCGGTGCTGTGCGCGACCTCGGACTACGAGCAGCTCGTCGAGATGGCCGATCGCGTCATCGTCATCGACCAGGGTCGCGCCCGTGCCGAGGTGCACGGCGAGGACATCACCAAGGACGCCCTCGCGTCCGCCGTCTACGCAGAGGAAGCATCATGA